A region of Solanum dulcamara chromosome 7, daSolDulc1.2, whole genome shotgun sequence DNA encodes the following proteins:
- the LOC129896778 gene encoding probable xyloglucan galactosyltransferase GT11 yields MDNSLTTRSRNKFWFVFFFLFVSWYLLLYGIDWSSLPGIVTTSRYEANSIESFRPTSIPPLHHENVNVSSNFNSTSIDNATTIDAIKNDTRSKEEESPSNESDNVVLPDLEELEKELEPLLRKNEPPKEEKKVEKIEKEDDNKGVKEKSCAGRYIYVAEIPSKFNDNMLKECKLLNKWEDMCQYLVNMGLGPDLGNPQRVFSNKGWFTTNQFSLEVLFHNRMKQYDCLTNDSSEASAVFVPYYAGFDVARYLWDDFSTSMRDAGSIEVAKFLKEKPEWETMWGRDHFMIAGRITWDFRRGIEEDAAWGNKLMLLPEAQNMTILTIESSPWNRNDFAIPYPTYFHPSSDSDVVQWQNRMRRLRRKVLFSFAGAPRPQLEESIRSEIMEQCSATRRKCKLLECKDLHNKCNKPVHVMRLFQSSIFCLQPSGDSFTRRSTFDSILAGCIPVFFTPGSAYVQYIWHLPKDYTKYSVLIPEDDVRKKKVTIENVLSKIPKSQVAAMREEVIKLIPNVVYADPRSRLETVKDAFDLAVKGVLERVDVMRKEMRQGKNSSMVFDEEYSWKYHTIGTLEKHEWDHFFLRTTKEKY; encoded by the coding sequence ATGGATAACTCCCTTACAACTAGGTCTCGCAATAAATTTTggtttgttttcttctttttgtttgtttcttgGTACTTATTGCTTTATGGAATTGATTGGTCTTCTCTACCTGGTATTGTAACAACGTCACGATACGAAGCGAATTCAATTGAATCCTTTCGTCCAACTTCTATTCCTCCTCTTCATCACGAAAATGTTAATGTGAGCTCCAATTTCAATTCTACAAGTATCGATAATGCCACCACGATTGATGCTATAAAGAACGATACGCGATCCAAGGAGGAAGAATCGCCATCTAATGAAAGCGACAATGTGGTGTTACCTGATTTGGAGGAACTCGAAAAAGAATTGGAGCCATTATTGAGAAAAAATGAACCCcctaaagaagaaaaaaaggttgAGAAAATCGAAAAGGAGGACGATAACAAGGGAGTAAAAGAAAAATCGTGTGCAGGACGATATATTTATGTTGCAGAAATACCTAGTAAGTTCAATGACAATATGTTGAAGGAATGTAAATTGTTGAACAAATGGGAAGATATGTGTCAATACTTGGTGAACATGGGTCTTGGCCCTGATCTTGGAAACCCCCAACGAGTTTTTTCGAATAAAGGTTGGTTTACGACGAATCAATTTTCGTTAGAAGTCCTGTTTCATAACAGAATGAAACAGTACGATTGTCTAACGAATGATTCCTCGGAAGCATCAGCAGTTTTCGTGCCATACTATGCTGGATTCGACGTAGCGAGGTATTTATGGGACGATTTCAGTACATCAATGAGAGATGCAGGTTCAATTGAAGTTGCGAAATTTCTTAAAGAAAAACCCGAATGGGAGACAATGTGGGGGAGAGATCATTTCATGATTGCTGGGAGAATTACTTGGGATTTTAGGAGAGGTATTGAGGAGGATGCAGCTTGGGGGAACAAGTTAATGTTGTTGCCTGAGGCACAGAACATGACAATCTTAACAATCGAATCGAGTCCTTGGAACAGAAATGATTTCGCGATCCCATACCCAACTTATTTTCATCCTTCAAGCGACAGTGATGTAGTCCAGTGGCAAAACAGGATGAGGAGGTTAAGGAGGAAGGTGTTGTTTTCGTTCGCGGGGGCTCCACGTCCCCAACTTGAGGAATCAATCAGAAGCGAGATCATGGAACAATGCTCAGCCACGAGGCGAAAATGCAAGCTCTTGGAGTGCAAGGACTTACACAACAAATGCAATAAGCCGGTACATGTAATGAGGCTGTTCCAAAGTTCAATTTTTTGCTTACAACCCTCAGGGGATTCGTTCACTAGGAGGTCTACTTTCGATTCAATTTTGGCTGGTTGTATCCCGGTGTTTTTCACTCCTGGATCCGCGTATGTCCAATATATATGGCACTTACCAAAAGACTACACCAAGTATTCGGTGCTTATTCCGGAAGATGATGTTAGGAAAAAGAAAGTGACCATTGAAAATGTACTATCTAAAATACCAAAATCACAAGTAGCAGCAATGAGAGAGGAAGTGATAAAGCTTATACCAAATGTGGTTTATGCAGATCCAAGATCAAGATTGGAGACAGTTAAAGATGCATTTGATTTGGCAGTCAAAGGGGTTCTTGAAAGAGTGGATGTAATGAGAAAAGAAATGAGACAAGGAAAGAATTCTAGTATGGTGTTTGATGAAGAATATAGCTGGAAGTATCATACTATTGGGACTTTAGAAAAGCATGAGTGGGATCATTTCTTTTTGAGAACCACCAAAGAGAAGTACTAA
- the LOC129894041 gene encoding probable xyloglucan 6-xylosyltransferase 5, whose product MGPDNSFTAQKRAAGALPTTATPNGGGRGSSILPRGRQIQRTFNNIKITILCGFVTILVLRGTIGFGNLASSGPDAENANLIEETNRILDEIRSDKNPDDSSGNFFSLNATYSLGPKITNWDEGRKLWLQKNPEFPNFVQGNPRVLLVTGSPPNPCDNPIGDHYLLKAIKNKIDYCRIHGIEIVYNLAQLEKEMAGYWAKLPLIRRLMLSHPEVEWIWWMDSDALFTDMVFEIPFSKYKDHNLVIHGYPDLLFDQKSWIAINTGSFLFRNCQWSLDLLDAWAPMGPKGPVREEAGKVLTANLKGRPAFEADDQSALIYLLTSQKDQWMDKVFIENSYHLHGYWAGLVDRYEEMIEKHHPGLGDERWPFVTHFVGCKPCGSYGDYPVEKCLKNMERAFNFADNQVLKLYGFRHKGLLSPNIKRIRNETDNPLLYVDQLDVRHAKHESTETQS is encoded by the coding sequence ATGGGTCCAGACAACAGCTTCACAGCTCAGAAAAGAGCTGCTGGAGCACTTCCCACCACCGCCACACCCAACGGCGGCGGCCGCGGCAGCTCCATCTTACCTCGGGGACGACAGATCCAACGTACTTTCAACAACATTAAGATTACTATTCTTTGCGGCTTCGTTACTATCCTTGTCCTCCGTGGCACAATTGGTTTCGGAAACCTTGCGTCATCAGGACCTGACGCTGAGAACGCGAATCTTATCGAAGAGACTAACCGGATCCTCGACGAGATCAGATCCGACAAGAACCCGGATGACTCGTCTGGTAATTTCTTCAGCCTTAATGCAACGTACAGTTTAGGCCCGAAGATTACTAATTGGGATGAAGGCCGGAAACTCTGGCTTCAGAAAAACCCTGAATTCCCTAATTTTGTTCAAGGTAACCCTCGTGTTTTGCTTGTAACTGGTTCTCCACCAAACCCTTGTGATAATCCAATTGGGGATCATTACTTGTTGAAGGCTATAAAGAACAAAATTGATTATTGTAGGATCCATGGGATTGAAATTGTTTATAATTTAGCTCAATTGGAAAAGGAAATGGCTGGGTACTGGGCTAAACTACCCTTGATTCGTAGGCTAATGTTGTCACACCCTGAAGTAGAGTGGATATGGTGGATGGACAGCGATGCCCTATTCACTGATATGGTCTTTGAGATCCCTTTTTCCAAGTACAAAGATCACAATCTTGTTATTCATGGTTACCCAGATCTATTGTTTGATCAGAAATCATGGATTGCGATAAACACGGGTAGTTTCCTCTTTAGGAATTGCCAGTGGTCTCTTGATTTGTTGGATGCATGGGCACCAATGGGGCCAAAAGGTCCTGTTCGTGAAGAAGCTGGGAAGGTGTTGACTGCTAACTTAAAGGGTAGACCAGCATTTGAAGCAGATGATCAGTCTGCACTAATATACTTGCTGACGTCTCAGAAGGATCAGTGGATGGACAAGGTGTTCATTGAGAATTCTTACCATCTACATGGATATTGGGCAGGGTTAGTTGATAGGTATGAGGAGATGATTGAGAAGCACCATCCAGGTTTGGGAGATGAGAGATGGCCATTTGTGACACATTTCGTGGGATGCAAGCCATGTGGGAGCTATGGAGATTACCCTGTTGAGAAGTGCTTGAAAAATATGGAGAGGGCTTTCAATTTTGCAGATAATCAAGTGCTTAAGTTGTATGGGTTTAGACATAAGGGATTGTTGAGCCCTAACATCAAAAGGATTAGGAATGAAACAGATAATCCACTGCTGTATGTAGATCAGTTAGATGTTCGACATGCAAAGCATGAGAGCACAGAAACTCAGAGCTAG
- the LOC129894042 gene encoding uncharacterized protein LOC129894042, whose protein sequence is MAMADPDVTEAQVEKLKRWERRKDFRSLSDPPPAVCSQFAIRDYPLHKSTGEFAVFPPVNHENLYISVNSVQKPHSHTSSPPFPSSPSLSSLSSSSFSPSHRDNDDSSYSFAASDSNVVDPPKSVPDSPLPLARAACYRERWWNLGLQVLFSRVAGIAMLRGGFNSARKAVMIILSPFGVASMLVMFAYFRWRRRLIGGQNREELRRTIRAKDERINQLLSQIAEMNQVFVAMHKHNLSKN, encoded by the exons ATGGCGATGGCGGATCCCGATGTAACTGAAGCTCAGGTAGAAAAGCTTAAGAGATGGGAACGTAGAAAGGATTTTCGATCTCTTTCCGATCCACCACCAGCCGTTTGTTCTCAGTTCGCGATCCGAGATTATCCACTCCACAAATCTACCGGCGAGTTCGCCGTCTTTCCTCCGGTAAACCACGAGAACCTTTACATATCCGTAAATTCCGTTCAGAAACCTCATAGCCATACATCGTCACCGCCGTTTCCCTCATCCCCGTCGCTGTCGTCGTTATCATCATCCTCATTTTCACCTTCTCATAGAGATAACGATGATTCGTCCTATTCATTCGCAGCCTCAGATTCCAATGTAGTGGATCCACCAAAATCTGTACCAGATAGTCCTCTCCCCCTAGCCAGAGCAGCTTGTTACCGAGAAAGATGGTGGAATTTGGGCCTGCAAGTGTTGTTTTCTAGAGTTGCTGGCATTGCTATGTTACGCGGGGGTTTCAATTCAGCTCGAAAGGCTGTAATGATTATTCTCTCGCCGTTTGGAGTAGCTTCAATGCTTGTGATGTTTGCGTATTTCCGTTGGCGACGGAGGTTGATTGGAGGACAGAATAGGGAAGAGCTGAGACGCACCATTAGAGCGAAAGATGAG AGAATAAACCAACTTCTAAGTCAAATAGCAGAGATGAATCAGGTATTTGTGGCTATGCACAAACATAATCTGTCCAAGAATTAG
- the LOC129894067 gene encoding uncharacterized protein LOC129894067 codes for MSGEATSSGFNLEGIDDVQDFPWANSGETTPSISWDRYNHLCEIVQMGNKAYRENRWDEAINRYTRASNIKPDDPIILSNRCSSYLRYSQFLKCRSASDSEYRPLSGLDPTTYAGLALKDAEKVMHLQNNSVTPYILKANSLILLEKYDLSQEVIRSGLQKNPLSNPLLNLEKSIKATLGRRSHGRPQRSDEFDCTLCLKLLYEPITTPCGHSFCRACLFQSMDRYNRCPLCRTVLFISPRTCAISVTLNNIIEKTFPEEYAERKAENDSLINLGVDLLPLFVMDVILPCEKIALNIFEPRYRLMIRRIMEGNRRMGMAVHDPTTGSVADYACEVEIIECEPLPDGRFFLEVESRRRCRIVRHWDQDGYRVAEVEWIHDICPAEGTRERHELLETANKAAAFAQQWLRNAQQVAGDRRRAELFKAEGLMPSSQDPECLSFWLNTLTSRRPTEKLDLLQIRDTHERIRRGLLYMKQEEQGCRLQ; via the exons ATGTCCGGGGAGGCTACTTCTTCTGGGTTTAATTTGGAAGGCATTGATGATGTTCAAGATTTTCCATGg GCGAATTCGGGAGAGACGACGCCATCTATATCGTGGGACAGGTACAATCATCTCTGTGAGATTGTTCAGATGGGTAACAAAGCATATCGTGAGAACAGATGGGACGAG GCTATCAATCGTTACACAAGAGCTAGTAACATTAAGCCGGATGATCCTATTATTCTTAGCAATAGATGCTCTTCATACCTCAG GTATAGCCAATTTCTGAAATGTAGATCTGCATCAGATTCAGAATACAGGCCATTGAGTGGGTTGGATCCTACAACGTATGCTGGG CTAGCACTAAAGGATGCTGAGAAGGTGATGCATCTGCAGAACAATTCAGTTACCCCATATATTCTGAAGGCAAACTCACTCATTTTG TTAGAAAAATATGATCTCTCCCAAGAGGTAATCCGTTCAGGACTTCAAAAGAATCCTCTAAG CAATCCCCTTCTAAATTTGGAGAAATCGATCAAAGCTACACTTGGAAGGAGAAGCCATGGGAGACCACAGCGCAGTGATGAGTTTGACTGCACCCTGTGCTTAAAGCTATTATATGAACCTATAACAACTCCCTGTGGACATTCTTTTTGCCGTGCATGCCTCTTCCAGTCAATGGATCGAT ATAACAGATGTCCATTGTGCCGAACAGTTCTTTTCATTAGTCCCAGAACGTGTGCAATCAG TGTAACGTTGAACAACATAATAGAAAAAACTTTTCCTGAGGAATATGCTGAAAGGAAGGCTGAGAATGACAGTTTGATAAACCTTGGTGTTGACTTGCTGCCTCTTTTCGTCATGGACGTTATTCTACCATGTGAGAAGATCGCACTTAACATTTTTGAACCTCGTTACAGACTGATG ATCAGGAGGATAATGGAAGGAAATCGCCGAATGGGAATG GCTGTTCATGATCCTACGACAGGTTCAGTAGCTGATTATGCTTGTGAAGTGGAGATTATAGA ATGTGAGCCACTTCCAGATGGGCGTTTCTTTCTGGAG GTCGAAAGTCGACGTAGATGCCGCATCGTACGACATTGGGATCAAGATGG GTATCGTGTTGCTGAGGTTGAATGGATACATGATATATGCCCAGCCGAAGGAACAAGAGAGAGGCATGAA TTACTGGAGACGGCAAATAAGGCGGCGGCATTTGCTCAACAATGGTTGAGGAACGCACAACAAGTAGCAGGAG ATCGGAGACGTGCAGAACTCTTCAAAGCTGAAGGGTTGATGCCATCATCACAGGATCCTGAGTGCTTAAGTTTTTGG CTTAACACTCTGACCAGTCGTAGACCAACAGAGAAATTAGACCTGCTTCAGATAAGAGATACACATGag AGGATAAGGCGAGGTCTGCTATACATGAAACAAGAAGAACAAGGTTGCCGGCTGCAATAA
- the LOC129894066 gene encoding probable receptor-like protein kinase At5g61350 — protein sequence MRGRKHPLIIFAFLVLFFANVATSSSKGKFTPADNYLINCGSPDTTLLDDGRTFKSDPQSASYLSTDETILASVKSLQEKVTSFSSASLLYHTARIFESESMYRFLVFKPGRHWIRLYFYPLPHPNYNLASAMFTVTSDSIVLLHDFSVKDTSKVVFKEYLINITSSQFTLKFTPLKKSFAFINAIEFVSAPDDLISDSAAAVSPVGDFNGLSQFAFEVSYRLNVGGPIVTPKNDTLWRTWLPDDQYMTFPEGAQNVSVPPTTITYSDGGATPLIAPSWVYATADMMADSGVPNSNFKLTWEMNVDSSFSYLIRMHFCDIVSKGLNELYFNVYVNDVVGVSSLDLSTLTSDLATPYYKDFVLNATAITNGSIIVQVGPASNVQSILPNAILNGLEVMKMSNMEGSLDGLFSSGGHHAGVMPRSRGMRIAAAFGLAIGVTALVLFLMAIVRRRTKPTKGWEKQKTFSSWLPLNASYCSFMSSKSKTSCSTIISSGRNFGRVFTFNEIKNATKNFDEKAVIGVGGFGKVYLGVSEDGTKLAIKRGNPSSSQGINEFLTEIELLSKLRHRHLVSLIGYCDEQSEMILVYEYMSNGPLRDHIYGSTLPTLTWKQRLEICIGAARGLHYLHTGSTQGIIHRDIKTTNILLDEDFVAKMADFGLSKTGPSLEQTHVSTAVKGSFGYLDPEYFRRQQLTEKSDVYSFGVVLFEVLCARPALDPALPREQVNLAEWAMQQHRKGTLEKIIDPHLAGTISPEALRKYVEAAEKCLAEYGVDRPAMGDVLWNLEYALQLEGASPQSGLPVKKESENENSNPTSSEQPEMNSKGNKEAQLIDINDDSGVVVGSPMFLEGFQGR from the coding sequence ATGAGAGGAAGAAAACACCCTCTTATCATTTTTGCTTTTCTTGTACTGTTTTTTGCAAATGTAGCTACTTCATCTTCAAAAGGAAAATTTACGCCGGCCGATAACTATCTGATCAATTGTGGATCCCCTGATACTACTTTGCTTGATGATGGAAGGACTTTTAAGTCTGACCCTCAATCTGCTTCTTACTTGTCTACTGATGAGACTATTTTAGCTTCTGTTAAGTCTTTACAAGAAAAGGTCACTTCTTTTTCCTCTGCCTCTTTGTTGTATCACACAGCAAGAATATTTGAAAGTGAATCAATGTATAGGTTTCTTGTCTTTAAACCAGGAAGGCATTGGATTCGTTTGTACTTTTATCCTCTTCCACATCCAAATTACAATCTAGCAAGTGCTATGTTCACAGTCACTTCTGATAGTATTGTTTTACTTCATGATTTCTCAGTGAAAGATACTAGTAAAGTTGTGTTCAAAGAATACCTTATCAATATTACTTCATCTCAATTCACCCTCAAATTTACACCTTTGAAGAAATCTTTTGCTTTTATCAATGCCATTGAGTTTGTCTCAGCACCAGATGATCTCATTTCTGATTCAGCTGCTGCAGTTTCCCCTGTTGGTGATTTTAATGGCCTGTCTCAATTCGCTTTTGAAGTAAGTTATCGGCTAAATGTTGGAGGGCCAATTGTCACACCTAAAAATGACACATTGTGGAGGACATGGTTGCCTGATGATCAGTACATGACATTTCCTGAAGGGGCTCAAAATGTGTCGGTTCCTCCTACGACAATCACGTATTCAGATGGAGGGGCGACGCCTTTGATTGCCCCGAGTTGGGTTTATGCCACGGCTGATATGATGGCAGATTCAGGGGTGCCAAACTCGAATTTCAAGCTAACGTGGGAGATGAACGTAGATTCGAGTTTTTCCTACTTGATTAGAATGCATTTCTGTGACATTGTGAGCAAAGGCCTAAATGAGTTGTACTTCAATGTCTATGTTAATGATGTGGTGGGGGTCTCTAGTCTTGACCTTTCAACACTGACTTCAGATTTGGCCACTCCTTATTACAAAGACTTTGTGCTCAATGCCACAGCCATCACCAACGGCTCGATCATCGTGCAGGTGGGACCCGCGTCAAACGTCCAGTCTATCCTCCCAAATGCCATCCTCAATGGATTGGAGGTCATGAAGATGAGCAATATGGAGGGAAGCTTGGATGGTCTGTTCTCATCTGGTGGACATCATGCAGGCGTAATGCCAAGATCACGTGGAATGAGAATTGCTGCAGCTTTTGGATTGGCAATCGGGGTTACAGCATTAGTATTGTTTTTGATGGCCATTGTTCGTCGGAGAACGAAGCCAACAAAGGGTTGGGAGAAGCAGAAGACATTCTCTTCATGGCTTCCTCTCAATGCCAGTTACTGCAGCTTCATGTCAAGCAAGAGCAAGACTAGTTGTTCAACTATCATATCGTCTGGCCGCAACTTTGGCCGTGTCTTTACTTTCAATGAAATCAAGAATGCAACAAAAAACTTTGATGAAAAAGCAGTCATTGGTGTTGGAGGCTTTGGAAAAGTGTACCTAGGTGTATCGGAAGATGGAACAAAACTAGCTATAAAGCGAGGAAATCCATCATCCTCACAGGGAATCAACGAATTCCTAACAGAAATTGAGTTGCTATCCAAGCTTAGGCATCGACATCTTGTTTCACTCATTGGTTATTGTGATGAACAATCAGAAATGATTCTAGTCTATGAGTACATGTCTAATGGTCCTTTGCGTGACCACATTTATGGTTCCACTTTGCCAACTCTAACATGGAAACAAAGGCTCGAAATCTGCATAGGAGCTGCTCGAGGACTGCACTACCTTCACACTGGTTCAACTCAGGGAATAATACACCGCGATATTAAAACTACAAACATCCTCCTTGATGAGGACTTTGTCGCAAAGATGGCTGATTTTGGCTTGTCAAAAACCGGTCCTTCACTGGAGCAAACTCATGTTAGCACAGCAGTGAAGGGTAGTTTTGGTTACCTTGATCCTGAGTACTTCAGAAGACAACAACTAACAGAAAAATCTGATGTGTACTCGTTCGGGGTAGTCCTTTTTGAGGTATTATGTGCAAGGCCTGCACTTGATCCTGCATTGCCAAGAGAACAAGTGAATTTGGCAGAGTGGGCAATGCAGCAGCACAGAAAGGGCACTCTGGAGAAGATCATAGACCCTCATCTTGCAGGAACCATTAGCCCTGAGGCATTAAGGAAATACGTGGAAGCTGCAGAGAAATGCTTGGCAGAATATGGGGTCGATAGGCCTGCAATGGGAGATGTTTTGTGGAACTTAGAGTATGCCTTGCAGCTTGAAGGAGCATCTCCACAGAGTGGTCTGCCAGTGAAGAAAGAGAGTGAGAATGAAAATTCGAATCCAACTTCTTCAGAACAGCCTGAAATGAATTCGAAGGGCAATAAAGAAGCTCAGCTCATTGACATCAATGATGATTCTGGAGTGGTGGTTGGTTCTCCTATGTTTTTAGAAGGTTTTCAAGGAAGATAA
- the LOC129895611 gene encoding serine/threonine protein kinase OSK1-like — translation MSTRGGGIAESPFLRNYRVGKTFGHGSFGKVKIAEHLLTGHKVAIKILNRRKMKTPDMEEKLRREIKICRLFVHPHVIRLYEVIETPTDIYVVMEYAKSGELFDYIVEKGRLQEDEARKFFQQIIAGVEYCHRNMVVHRDLKPENLLLDARRNVKIADFGLGNIMRDGHFLKTSCGSPNYAAPEVVSGKLYAGPEVDVWSCGVILYALLCGTLPFDDENIPNLFKKIKSGVYTLPSHLSPLARDLIPRMLIVDPMKRITIPDIRQHQWLKIHLPRYLAVPPPDARQHLKKLDEEVLQQVIRMGFNRDQLLESLQKRIQDDATVAYYLLYDNRSITTSGYLGAEFQESVDCYSPGLFPNLDLQLTGNGITEEASLGNPFSKEKMWLIGLQSPANPKEIMNQVLGTLLELNVRWKKLGHYNMKCLWCHDLHLHSMASNHMNDDDHFISNATAISTHLQPQPTVKFEMQLYKTQDEKYLLDLQRISGPQFLFLDFCAGFIRQLEGPQ, via the exons ATGAGTACCAGAGGTGGTGGAATTGCAGAATCTCCTTTTCTAAGGAActacagggttggaaaaactTTTGGACATGGATCTTTCGGTAAAGTCAAAATTGCTGAGCATTTGCTGACTGGGCATAAAGTGGCTATCAAAATCCTTAACCGTCGGAAAATGAAGACTCCAGACATGGAAGAAAAAC TTagaagagaaataaaaatatgtagATTATTTGTGCATCCACATGTCATACGACTCTATGAAGTGATAGAGACACCAACTGATATATATGTTGTGATGGAGTATGCTAAGTCTGGGGAGCTCTTTGATTACATTGTAGAAAAGGGCAGATTACAGGAAGATGAAGCTCGGAAATTTTTTCAGCAG ATTATTGCTGGTGTGGAGTACTGCCATAGGAATATGGTGGTTCATCGTGACCTTAAGCCCGAGAATCTGCTTTTGGATGCAAGACGTAATGTAAAGATAGCTGATTTTGGCTTGGGAAACATTATGCGAGATGGACATTTTCTGAAGACAAGTTGTGGAAGTCCAAATTATGCAGCTCCTGAG GTTGTCTCTGGGAAATTATATGCTGGTCCAGAGGTAGATGTTTGGAGTTGTGGCGTTATCTTATATGCTCTTCTTTGTGGTACACTTCCTTTCGACGATGAGAATATTCCTAaccttttcaagaaaataaag AGTGGAGTCTACACCCTTCCAAGTCATCTGTCACCTTTAGCTAGGGATTTGATACCAAGGATGCTAATTGTTGACCCTATGAAGCGCATAACCATTCCTGATATTCGTCAGCACCAGTGGTTGAAAATTCATCTTCCTCGATATTTGGCGGTTCCTCCACCTGATGCTAGGCAACATCTTAAAAAG CTTGACGAGGAAGTTCTCCAGCAAGTTATTAGGATGGGGTTCAATAGAGACCAGTTACTTGAATCTTTGCAAAAGAGAATACAAGATGAT GCTACTGTTGCATACTATCTGCTGTACGACAACCGTTCCATAACTACCAGTGGCTATCTAGGAGCTGAGTTTCAGGAATCTGTG GATTGTTATTCCCCAGGATTGTTTCCAAATCTTGATCTACAGCTtactgggaatggaattactgaAGAAGCGAGTTTGGGAAACCCATTTTCCAAAGAGAAAATGTGGCTCATTGGACTTCAG TCTCCAGCAAATCCAAAGGAGATCATGAATCAGGTTCTTGGGACTCTGCTAGAACTAAATGTTCGATGGAAAAAACTTGGGCACTATAATATGAAGTGTTTATGGTGTCATGATCTTCATCTTCATAGCATGGCCAGCAATCATATGAATGATGatgatcattttattagcaatgcaaCTGCCATAAGTACACATTTACAGCCACAACCTACTGTGAAGTTTGAAATGCAG CTCTACAAAACTCAGGATGAAAAATACCTGCTTGATCTCCAACGAATTAGCGGTCCGCAGTTCCTCTTCCTGGATTTCTGTGCTGGTTTCATTAGGCAGCTAGAGGGACCACAATGA